One part of the Cytophagales bacterium genome encodes these proteins:
- a CDS encoding glycosyltransferase family 4 protein: MKILYIHQYFRTPSQGGPLRSYFLAKTLVNNGCEVEMVTAYNGKGYVCENIDGINVHYLPVYYDNGLGFFSRMLAFIKFIYKAYNVSKSIQNINYCYITSTPLTVGVIGLLLKKYRRMPYYFEVRDLWPEAPIQIGVIKNNIIKKLLFSLEKYIYSNAESIIALSPGIKDSILKVVPEKSVIVIPNMSDCNFFNPATGRGQKDEGLVDKYNVSGKFVITYFGAVGRVNQLSYMLDVVRVCKEKGLNDILFIIAGKGAEMQNIQRSAQKSALNNLKFLEFLNRENLKELLNISDAVFISFVKIPVIKSSSPNKFFDAIASGSLCIVNFQGWIKELIENNHCGFYCDPEKPEEFIKKITPFLQNSELLLQGRNNARKLAESKFSREMLTKRFLRLFITDTKIPMVANPAYGGINKLIAPDLVLQADASL; this comes from the coding sequence ATGAAGATCCTATACATACATCAATATTTTCGAACACCTTCTCAAGGCGGTCCTCTGCGTTCTTATTTCCTGGCGAAAACGCTGGTTAATAACGGATGTGAAGTTGAAATGGTCACTGCATATAACGGGAAAGGTTACGTATGTGAAAATATTGATGGTATAAATGTTCATTATCTGCCGGTTTATTATGATAACGGGTTAGGTTTTTTCAGCAGGATGCTTGCCTTTATTAAATTTATTTATAAAGCATACAATGTTTCTAAATCTATCCAAAATATCAACTATTGCTATATCACCTCTACGCCCTTAACGGTAGGTGTGATCGGATTGCTGCTGAAAAAATACAGGAGAATGCCCTATTATTTTGAAGTCAGGGACTTATGGCCCGAAGCTCCCATACAAATAGGCGTTATCAAAAATAATATTATTAAAAAGTTATTGTTCAGCTTAGAAAAATATATTTATTCTAATGCTGAAAGTATAATTGCCCTTTCACCAGGTATTAAAGACAGCATATTAAAGGTAGTGCCTGAAAAATCCGTAATAGTGATCCCAAACATGAGTGATTGCAATTTTTTTAATCCCGCCACAGGCAGGGGGCAAAAAGATGAAGGATTGGTTGATAAATACAATGTTTCAGGAAAATTTGTCATCACCTATTTTGGGGCTGTTGGCAGGGTCAATCAGCTATCTTATATGCTGGATGTTGTCAGAGTCTGCAAAGAAAAAGGATTAAATGATATTCTTTTTATTATCGCGGGGAAGGGTGCAGAAATGCAAAATATCCAAAGATCCGCTCAAAAATCAGCGCTTAACAACCTAAAATTTTTAGAATTTCTCAATAGAGAAAATCTGAAAGAGCTATTAAATATATCTGATGCTGTCTTTATATCTTTTGTTAAAATACCTGTAATAAAAAGCAGCAGCCCCAATAAATTTTTTGATGCAATTGCCTCAGGCAGTTTGTGTATAGTAAATTTCCAGGGCTGGATAAAAGAGTTGATCGAAAATAATCACTGTGGATTTTATTGTGACCCGGAAAAACCAGAAGAATTTATCAAGAAAATAACTCCTTTTCTACAGAATAGTGAATTGTTGTTACAAGGCAGAAATAATGCAAGGAAATTAGCTGAGTCAAAATTTTCGAGAGAAATGTTAACGAAACGATTTTTAAGATTATTTATTACCGATACCAAAATACCGATGGTTGCTAATCCCGCCTATGGCGGGATTAATAAGCTTATAGCTCCTGATTTGGTATTGCAAGCAGATGCTTCGCTGTAA
- a CDS encoding N-6 DNA methylase — translation MSAGRTVNSQSQTWGTPLKYVNAIKRLFGGSITLDPCSNEYSIVQAETEFMLPQIDGLREDWNYPTIYMNPPYGADREKRTTIKNWLAKCALTHQKYGSEILALVPVATNTGHWKQSVFGQARAICFLYDTRLKFLENGSGAGKGAPMACAMIYWGQNYEKFYDIFIEYGAVVDLSNLQGEGIGATRKYMKLEYE, via the coding sequence ATGAGCGCAGGAAGAACAGTAAATTCTCAAAGTCAAACATGGGGAACTCCCCTTAAATATGTAAATGCTATTAAGCGTTTGTTTGGTGGCTCAATTACATTAGACCCTTGCTCAAATGAGTACTCTATAGTTCAGGCTGAAACAGAATTCATGCTGCCTCAAATTGACGGACTTCGAGAAGATTGGAACTACCCGACAATTTATATGAATCCACCATATGGCGCTGACAGAGAAAAAAGAACAACAATAAAGAATTGGTTAGCTAAGTGTGCTTTGACTCATCAGAAATATGGTTCTGAAATATTGGCTTTAGTTCCAGTAGCGACAAATACAGGTCATTGGAAACAAAGCGTTTTTGGACAAGCAAGAGCCATTTGTTTTCTCTATGACACAAGACTTAAATTCCTTGAAAATGGTTCAGGTGCCGGCAAAGGTGCACCTATGGCATGTGCAATGATTTACTGGGGACAGAACTACGAAAAATTCTACGACATATTTATTGAGTACGGAGCTGTCGTTGACCTATCAAACCTCCAAGGAGAAGGAATCGGAGCAACAAGAAAGTACATGAAATTAGAATACGAATAA
- the dnaA gene encoding chromosomal replication initiator protein DnaA, which yields MHKQRKTVWNNCLQMIKENVNEQNFKTWFEPIVPVKLDNNVLTIQVPSRFFYEWIEEHYVHILKKAIHQELGQEGRLEYSVVVDKGDTTHKPYTINLPAGDSFQNYSNVKVKQKVVSNPFAYKNINKSKFDSNLNPHKNFESFLEGDCNRLARVAGERISEKPGTTAFNPLMIHSAPGLGKTHLIQAIGNQIKQNDAEKLVLYLSSDNFFNQYITSVKSNNSQDFINFYLQIDVLILDDIHNLSGREGTQEIFFHIFNDLHNARKQIILTSDAPPKDLVGIKERLISRFKWGLIADLEQPDFETKFAIIKRKIQYDGINFPDNVVEYLAHSVDTSIRDLEGAIISLMAQSSLNKKEIDLEITKRILQNIVTDIVKDVSIDFIQKSVARFSNIDVDDLSAKTRKKEIVIARQTAMYFAKEYTNLSLKSIGEHFGGRDHSTVLHAIQCVNDMLTTDRHFKVAFNELQKKLQLKSI from the coding sequence ATGCACAAGCAGCGTAAAACAGTGTGGAATAATTGTCTCCAAATGATAAAGGAGAATGTCAATGAACAAAATTTCAAAACCTGGTTTGAACCTATTGTGCCTGTCAAATTGGATAATAATGTGCTCACGATCCAGGTTCCCAGCAGATTTTTCTATGAATGGATTGAAGAGCACTATGTCCACATTCTGAAAAAAGCAATTCATCAGGAGTTAGGACAGGAAGGGCGGCTCGAATATTCTGTTGTAGTAGATAAAGGAGATACCACCCACAAGCCTTATACAATTAATTTACCTGCCGGAGATTCTTTCCAAAATTATTCAAACGTCAAGGTGAAACAAAAGGTGGTTAGTAATCCTTTTGCGTATAAAAATATTAATAAAAGTAAGTTTGATTCGAATCTTAACCCCCATAAAAATTTCGAATCATTTTTAGAAGGTGATTGCAACCGCCTTGCACGTGTTGCCGGTGAACGTATTTCTGAAAAACCCGGCACTACCGCCTTTAATCCATTAATGATCCATAGCGCTCCCGGGCTGGGGAAGACGCATCTTATCCAGGCTATCGGTAATCAAATAAAACAGAATGATGCTGAAAAACTTGTACTTTACCTGTCTTCTGACAATTTTTTCAATCAATATATAACTTCAGTAAAAAGCAACAATTCACAGGATTTTATTAATTTTTATTTGCAGATAGATGTGCTGATTTTAGATGATATACATAACCTGTCAGGAAGAGAAGGGACACAAGAAATATTTTTTCATATATTTAACGATTTGCATAATGCACGTAAACAGATCATTCTTACAAGCGATGCTCCTCCTAAAGATCTGGTAGGAATTAAGGAACGGTTGATCTCAAGGTTTAAATGGGGATTGATTGCAGATCTGGAGCAACCTGATTTTGAAACCAAGTTTGCGATCATAAAAAGAAAAATTCAATATGACGGTATCAATTTCCCTGATAATGTGGTAGAATACCTCGCCCATAGTGTAGATACAAGTATCAGGGACCTGGAAGGTGCGATCATTTCATTGATGGCTCAATCATCTCTGAATAAAAAGGAAATTGACCTTGAAATTACCAAACGAATACTGCAAAACATCGTTACAGATATCGTAAAAGATGTCAGCATTGATTTTATCCAGAAATCTGTTGCCAGATTTTCCAATATAGATGTTGACGATCTGTCTGCTAAAACCAGGAAAAAAGAAATCGTAATAGCAAGACAAACGGCCATGTATTTCGCTAAAGAATACACCAATCTTTCACTTAAATCAATAGGCGAGCATTTTGGCGGAAGAGACCACAGCACTGTTCTCCATGCTATCCAATGTGTTAATGATATGCTTACTACAGACAGGCATTTTAAAGTAGCTTTTAACGAACTTCAGAAAAAACTTCAATTAAAATCTATTTGA
- a CDS encoding type II toxin-antitoxin system HicB family antitoxin, with product MRYTVIYEQCPKSWGAYVPDLPGCVAVGDSKNEVAKLIKDAIEFHLEGMRKDNEPIPEPSSFADVVSV from the coding sequence TTGAGATATACTGTTATTTACGAACAATGCCCAAAAAGTTGGGGCGCTTATGTTCCTGACCTTCCAGGTTGTGTGGCTGTAGGTGATTCAAAAAATGAGGTTGCAAAATTAATTAAGGATGCAATTGAATTCCATCTTGAAGGGATGAGAAAAGACAATGAGCCTATTCCTGAACCCTCATCTTTTGCTGATGTTGTGTCTGTTTAA
- a CDS encoding UPF0365 family protein, which yields MPIQILILVIIAGIIGFFIFLYFVPIGLWITAIFSGVRVGLFELVFMRIRKVPPGVIVNSLITAVKAGLNVTSTDLETHYLAGGHVPSVVKALISADKANLELDFKQATAIDLAGRDVFEAVQTSVNPRVINTPDVSAVAQDGIQLIAKARVTVRANLAQLVGGAGEDTILARVGEGIVTSIGSSASHKAVLENPDKISKLVLNKGLDAGTAFAILSIDIADVDVGKNIGAILQTDQAEADKKIAQAKAEGRRAMAVAVEQEMTAKAADMRARVIEAEAEVPKAMAEAFRKGNLGIMDYYRMKNIEADTGMRDSIGGTKKGPKESDK from the coding sequence ATGCCTATACAAATATTAATACTCGTAATAATAGCTGGAATAATTGGCTTTTTTATATTCCTTTATTTTGTTCCAATAGGTCTCTGGATCACGGCTATTTTTTCCGGTGTCCGTGTCGGTTTGTTTGAACTGGTATTTATGAGGATACGTAAAGTGCCTCCGGGTGTAATTGTTAACTCTTTGATCACTGCCGTAAAAGCAGGTTTAAATGTTACCTCCACAGACCTGGAAACACACTATTTAGCAGGAGGTCATGTACCTTCTGTTGTTAAGGCATTAATATCGGCTGACAAAGCAAATTTGGAGTTGGATTTCAAACAAGCAACAGCCATAGACCTTGCAGGAAGGGATGTTTTTGAAGCGGTGCAAACCTCTGTTAATCCCCGGGTGATCAATACACCTGATGTATCAGCCGTAGCGCAAGACGGAATTCAATTGATCGCAAAAGCAAGAGTAACGGTAAGGGCAAACCTTGCCCAATTGGTAGGCGGAGCGGGTGAGGATACCATTCTGGCAAGAGTTGGTGAAGGAATTGTTACCTCCATTGGCTCTTCTGCAAGCCATAAGGCAGTACTTGAAAATCCTGATAAGATATCAAAGCTGGTTCTGAACAAAGGGCTGGATGCAGGCACTGCTTTTGCCATACTATCCATTGATATTGCTGATGTGGATGTAGGGAAAAATATAGGCGCCATATTACAAACTGACCAGGCAGAGGCAGATAAGAAAATTGCCCAGGCAAAAGCAGAAGGAAGAAGAGCAATGGCTGTTGCTGTTGAACAGGAAATGACAGCAAAAGCAGCGGATATGCGCGCTAGAGTAATTGAAGCTGAAGCAGAGGTACCTAAAGCTATGGCAGAAGCATTCAGAAAAGGTAACCTCGGGATCATGGACTATTACAGAATGAAAAATATAGAAGCAGATACGGGCATGAGAGATTCCATTGGCGGTACGAAGAAAGGGCCTAAGGAGTCTGATAAATAA
- the asnB gene encoding asparagine synthase (glutamine-hydrolyzing) has translation MLYALMCGINLIIDKRSNIDERYIIRMNSVTCHRGPDATNFIKSRFADSLQQTIYIGNNRLKIIDKSDLANQPFISPCGKYIISFNGEIYNYLELKKNLDVQLKTTSDTEVLLHLLIKYNIDALQMLNGMFGVIFYDGLKNEVTIARDRFGMKPVYYYEDENYFICSSEIQSILSTNLVKKKLNSKQIPHYLSFKFACKPETFYQNIYELEEGHYIKQAPLNPPKGGTLPSPFPLGSGVGKSSRVLGRGRCPVDIEPALREAGGLSSKEIINKTETLLINSVEKHLRADVPAGIFLSGGVDSTLLLAIINELGIKNFPSFTIGNTNDKDSFGTKDHYFAGIAAQQYKSDHHHINIDSSIMDYIDKLIVSLDQPIADGAALLTYILSEETKNFITTVLSGAGADEMFAGYNRHAAWYFYLRNRNKLSLINSGLKPALCKLSRCLPTGFDHPLREPFRLISKFIHQIDKDPGKTFVNFTSAEGFDTAPLTAPLNPPKGGTLPFPFPLGSGVGKSPLWGDLGGLLEINYYLNKGLQLDRSRYLISDVLALTDKMAMRHSLEVRMPYLDMELTGFINTIEPEKLFKHGRKWILKKILNNKNGRQYVKRRKEGFGMPFGSWLKEKKCRWVSDTMLKKKHLIYQYVDYNKTCEMINTHLKNKRDYSTELWSLFVLTKWLEKEFN, from the coding sequence ATGCTCTATGCGCTAATGTGTGGGATCAACCTTATTATTGACAAAAGATCGAATATTGATGAGCGTTATATCATTAGAATGAATTCAGTAACCTGCCACAGAGGTCCTGATGCGACAAACTTTATTAAATCACGCTTTGCTGATTCACTTCAACAGACCATCTATATTGGTAATAACCGCCTCAAAATAATTGACAAAAGCGATCTGGCCAACCAGCCTTTTATCTCGCCTTGCGGCAAATATATTATTTCTTTTAACGGAGAGATCTACAATTATTTGGAATTAAAAAAGAATTTAGATGTACAATTAAAGACCACATCTGATACGGAGGTTTTATTACACCTGTTAATAAAATACAATATTGATGCATTGCAAATGCTCAATGGAATGTTTGGAGTTATTTTCTATGATGGGTTGAAAAATGAAGTAACTATCGCCAGAGACCGCTTTGGTATGAAGCCGGTATATTATTATGAAGATGAAAATTATTTTATCTGCTCATCAGAAATACAAAGTATTTTGTCTACCAATCTGGTAAAAAAAAAACTTAACTCAAAACAAATCCCACATTACTTAAGCTTCAAATTTGCCTGTAAACCCGAAACATTCTACCAAAATATCTATGAATTGGAAGAGGGGCATTACATAAAACAAGCCCCCCTAAATCCCCCCAAAGGGGGGACTTTGCCATCCCCTTTCCCTTTGGGCAGTGGGGTCGGGAAGTCCTCCCGAGTACTCGGGAGAGGACGATGTCCAGTGGACATCGAGCCAGCACTGCGGGAGGCAGGGGGGCTGTCATCAAAAGAGATCATAAATAAAACAGAAACTTTACTCATCAATTCAGTAGAAAAGCACCTGAGAGCTGACGTGCCTGCAGGTATTTTTCTCAGTGGAGGCGTAGATTCTACTTTACTGCTTGCCATTATCAATGAATTAGGAATTAAAAACTTTCCCTCTTTTACTATTGGAAACACAAACGATAAAGACTCGTTTGGCACCAAAGACCACTACTTTGCCGGAATTGCTGCCCAACAATACAAAAGCGATCATCACCATATAAATATAGACAGTTCTATTATGGACTATATTGATAAATTGATCGTTTCGCTGGACCAACCAATTGCTGACGGGGCTGCTCTGCTCACATATATCTTATCGGAAGAAACAAAAAACTTTATAACTACTGTGTTATCAGGAGCCGGAGCTGATGAAATGTTTGCCGGATACAACCGGCACGCTGCCTGGTATTTCTATCTTCGAAATCGAAATAAATTGTCCCTGATCAACTCGGGGTTAAAACCTGCTTTATGTAAATTGTCACGGTGTTTACCTACGGGTTTTGATCATCCATTGAGAGAGCCTTTCAGGTTGATCAGTAAATTTATCCACCAAATAGATAAAGACCCTGGTAAAACATTTGTTAATTTTACCTCAGCAGAAGGGTTTGATACAGCCCCCCTAACAGCCCCCCTAAATCCCCCCAAAGGGGGGACTTTGCCATTCCCTTTCCCTTTGGGAAGTGGGGTGGGTAAGTCCCCCCTTTGGGGGGATTTAGGGGGGCTGCTTGAGATTAATTATTATCTCAATAAAGGGTTACAGCTTGACAGATCAAGGTATTTAATATCAGACGTTTTGGCATTAACAGATAAGATGGCAATGCGTCATTCCCTGGAGGTGAGAATGCCATATTTAGATATGGAACTTACAGGTTTTATTAATACTATTGAGCCTGAAAAATTATTTAAACATGGTAGGAAATGGATATTGAAAAAGATATTAAATAATAAAAATGGAAGACAATATGTAAAAAGACGTAAAGAAGGTTTTGGTATGCCTTTTGGAAGCTGGTTAAAAGAAAAAAAATGTAGGTGGGTCAGTGATACTATGTTGAAAAAAAAACATCTTATTTACCAGTACGTTGATTATAATAAAACGTGTGAAATGATCAACACTCATTTAAAAAATAAAAGAGATTATTCAACCGAACTCTGGTCTTTATTTGTACTGACAAAATGGTTGGAAAAAGAATTTAATTAA
- a CDS encoding twin-arginine translocation signal domain-containing protein produces MLTRRSFVKKTLVGTAAVGLSYIPYLPANLPAQGLWQVGAWAQAGDLPGESIPFLSGKDIVKLTILHTNDLHSRIEPFPEDTPKYGGMGGMARRAAIIKKIREQQPNVLLFDAGDIFQGTPYFNYFGGELEFRLMSEMGYDAAVPGNHEFDNGLEGLAKQLPHAAFPFLIANYDFSKTILKDKFHPYRIFEKRDVRVGVFGLGIELKGLVNEKLYGKTIYLDPIDAAKEMVQELKRKRCDLIICLSHLGYKYGSDKISDQVIAQKVEGIDLIIGGHTHTFLDKPTVMQSPSGKNVLINQAGWAGIKIGRIDYVFQKRSKNKTPKGSVLNVIKK; encoded by the coding sequence ATGCTCACCAGAAGATCATTTGTCAAAAAAACTTTAGTTGGGACAGCAGCAGTTGGCCTATCTTATATACCTTACCTACCTGCCAACCTGCCCGCCCAAGGCCTATGGCAGGTGGGAGCCTGGGCGCAGGCAGGTGATCTTCCGGGTGAGTCAATCCCATTTTTATCGGGAAAGGATATAGTAAAACTAACCATCCTCCATACCAATGACCTGCATTCCCGCATTGAACCCTTTCCTGAAGATACCCCAAAGTATGGCGGCATGGGCGGTATGGCAAGAAGGGCAGCCATAATCAAAAAGATCAGGGAACAGCAACCGAATGTGCTCTTGTTTGATGCAGGAGACATTTTCCAGGGGACTCCCTATTTCAACTATTTCGGAGGCGAACTGGAGTTCAGGTTGATGAGTGAAATGGGTTATGATGCCGCTGTTCCGGGCAATCACGAATTTGACAATGGGCTGGAAGGTTTGGCAAAACAATTACCTCATGCCGCCTTCCCTTTTCTAATTGCCAATTACGACTTTTCAAAAACAATATTGAAAGATAAGTTTCATCCTTACAGGATCTTTGAAAAAAGAGATGTCAGAGTTGGCGTTTTTGGTTTAGGAATTGAATTAAAGGGTTTGGTTAATGAAAAACTCTACGGTAAAACTATCTACCTCGATCCAATTGATGCAGCAAAAGAAATGGTTCAGGAATTAAAACGCAAAAGATGCGACTTGATAATATGCCTGTCACATTTGGGCTACAAATATGGATCTGACAAAATATCTGACCAGGTAATTGCCCAAAAAGTCGAAGGGATAGACCTGATCATTGGCGGGCATACGCACACATTTCTTGATAAACCCACAGTAATGCAATCACCTTCTGGTAAAAATGTACTGATAAACCAAGCTGGTTGGGCCGGTATTAAGATTGGAAGAATTGATTATGTTTTTCAAAAAAGATCAAAAAATAAGACTCCCAAAGGCTCGGTTTTGAATGTTATAAAAAAATAA
- a CDS encoding DUF29 family protein has product MEELIKLRNYVKSGNYNGALLLIEELEEMSLSDKINKICSFSINLLNHLIKQQAEKKTTRSWEASIDFSVFQIKRTNKRYKAKGFYVSKVVLRNILKDAFPLAVKEAALEVFEGKYLENELEDLIDKNQIIQKALTLITN; this is encoded by the coding sequence ATGGAAGAATTAATAAAATTGAGAAATTACGTCAAATCAGGAAATTATAACGGTGCATTATTACTAATTGAAGAATTAGAAGAAATGAGTTTGAGCGACAAAATAAATAAAATCTGCAGTTTTTCAATTAATTTACTGAACCATTTGATCAAACAACAAGCTGAAAAAAAAACAACACGTTCATGGGAAGCATCAATTGACTTTTCAGTCTTTCAGATAAAAAGGACGAACAAACGTTATAAAGCAAAAGGCTTTTATGTAAGTAAGGTAGTGCTCAGGAATATTTTGAAAGACGCGTTTCCTTTGGCTGTAAAAGAAGCAGCATTAGAAGTTTTTGAAGGTAAATACTTAGAAAATGAATTGGAAGATTTGATAGATAAAAATCAGATCATTCAGAAAGCCTTAACGCTCATTACAAATTAA
- a CDS encoding gliding motility lipoprotein GldB gives MKRSLFFLLRAIRNMLPGYPGSFVLLVSTLYACSSECDKGPDVSGIGIEVHVNRLEQEMFNLKSNDEIVSFLDENSWFSEKYLKRSSYPHDSILINNIEILITNEYLDTLYQECQEVFGDFSELKKDFESVFKNVKYYYPDFFTPEIYTVVTGFGLAGLQINIPTNDLFVSDSVIIIGIDYFLGEQARWRPPTEQGFYEYIVRRFTKEYIVPYSVMSISKSYNKTDFLNSTLLAAMIYYGKLYYFTKQILPCIEDSIIIGYTSRELSDCYEIQDIIWTHFIKRELLYQTNPMIITKYTGERPYTAEIGKVCPGRIGRWLGWEIIKKYMIQNTDVTLQDLMEDTDAQKIFTLSKYKPGRM, from the coding sequence ATGAAGCGATCACTATTTTTTTTATTACGCGCTATTCGCAATATGCTCCCGGGTTACCCGGGGAGCTTTGTGCTTTTGGTTTCAACCCTATATGCATGCAGCAGCGAATGTGACAAGGGGCCTGATGTATCAGGTATTGGCATTGAAGTTCATGTTAATCGGCTTGAGCAGGAGATGTTTAACCTCAAATCGAACGATGAGATCGTATCTTTTTTGGATGAAAATTCCTGGTTTTCAGAAAAATACCTAAAAAGATCATCCTATCCCCATGATTCTATATTGATCAATAATATTGAAATACTCATCACTAACGAATATCTTGACACCTTATACCAGGAATGCCAGGAAGTTTTCGGTGATTTTTCAGAACTGAAAAAAGATTTTGAAAGCGTTTTTAAAAATGTAAAATATTATTACCCTGATTTTTTTACACCTGAAATATACACGGTTGTTACCGGTTTCGGATTAGCAGGGTTACAGATCAATATTCCCACCAATGATCTCTTTGTTTCTGATAGCGTAATAATTATCGGGATAGATTATTTCCTTGGGGAACAGGCGAGATGGAGGCCACCGACCGAACAAGGATTCTATGAATATATTGTAAGAAGGTTTACCAAAGAATATATTGTACCTTATAGCGTGATGTCAATCTCAAAAAGCTACAATAAAACAGACTTTTTAAATTCAACGCTGTTAGCAGCAATGATATATTATGGTAAATTATATTATTTTACAAAACAAATACTTCCCTGTATTGAAGATAGTATTATCATTGGTTATACCAGCCGGGAGTTAAGTGATTGTTATGAAATCCAGGATATTATCTGGACACATTTTATCAAAAGAGAATTATTATACCAAACCAATCCGATGATAATTACAAAATATACAGGTGAAAGGCCATATACGGCTGAAATCGGAAAGGTATGCCCTGGCAGAATTGGCAGGTGGCTGGGTTGGGAAATTATAAAAAAATATATGATCCAAAATACAGATGTGACTTTGCAGGATTTAATGGAAGATACAGATGCACAAAAAATCTTTACGTTGTCAAAGTATAAGCCGGGCAGAATGTAG
- a CDS encoding proline--tRNA ligase: MSKALPDKNKDFSAWYNELIKKADLAENSVVRGCMVIKPYGFAIWEKMQSILDKMFKDTGHSNAYFPLLIPKSYLSKEAEHVAGFAKECAVVTHYRLKNAEDGSGLVVDPEAKLEEELVIRPTSETVIWNSYKNWIQSYRDLPILINQWANIVRWEMRTRFFLRTTEFLWQEGHTAHATENEAVEETLKILSLYAEFAEKYMAMPVLKGKQTENEKFAGAVDTYCIEALMQDGKALQVGTSHFLGQNFAKAFDVKFATQQGGTDYVWGTSWGVSTRLMGALIMAHGDDHGLVLPPLLAPFQVVVIPIYKSAEELAAIGEKASKIIKSLRDKGISVKYDDRDTHKPGWKFAEYELKGVPVRIAIGPRDLKNNTAEVARRDTMEKENYNADNLAEKIDKLLLEIQQNIYDKALAFREEQTTSVDSYKEFKEVIQNKGGFILAHWDGTTETEQKIQEETKATIRCILMDGQNEKGKCIYSGMTSEKRVIFAKAY; this comes from the coding sequence ATGAGCAAAGCGTTACCAGATAAAAATAAAGACTTTTCCGCATGGTATAACGAACTGATAAAAAAAGCTGACCTGGCTGAAAATTCTGTGGTGCGGGGGTGTATGGTTATCAAGCCTTATGGTTTTGCTATCTGGGAAAAAATGCAATCTATCCTGGATAAAATGTTTAAAGATACAGGACATTCCAATGCATATTTTCCATTGCTTATCCCTAAATCTTATCTGAGCAAAGAAGCAGAACATGTAGCAGGTTTTGCAAAAGAATGTGCTGTAGTAACGCATTACCGGCTGAAAAATGCTGAAGATGGCAGCGGCCTGGTTGTTGACCCCGAAGCAAAGTTAGAAGAAGAATTGGTCATAAGGCCTACTTCAGAGACCGTTATCTGGAATTCCTACAAAAACTGGATACAATCATACAGGGATCTGCCTATATTGATAAACCAATGGGCTAATATAGTGCGTTGGGAAATGCGAACCCGCTTTTTTTTGCGCACTACCGAATTTTTATGGCAGGAAGGGCATACAGCACATGCTACTGAAAATGAAGCCGTTGAAGAAACACTAAAAATATTGAGCTTATATGCTGAATTTGCAGAAAAGTACATGGCAATGCCCGTGCTTAAAGGCAAACAAACTGAAAATGAAAAATTCGCTGGCGCTGTTGATACTTATTGCATAGAAGCATTGATGCAGGACGGCAAAGCATTGCAGGTGGGCACATCCCATTTTCTTGGACAAAACTTTGCCAAGGCTTTTGATGTAAAGTTTGCCACACAGCAAGGCGGTACTGATTATGTTTGGGGCACTTCCTGGGGGGTAAGTACCCGGCTTATGGGTGCGCTGATCATGGCTCATGGCGATGACCATGGTTTGGTATTGCCGCCTTTACTTGCACCTTTTCAGGTAGTGGTAATTCCTATATATAAAAGTGCGGAGGAACTGGCAGCTATTGGTGAAAAAGCAAGTAAGATCATAAAATCGCTCCGGGATAAAGGTATATCAGTGAAATATGATGACAGAGATACCCATAAACCAGGTTGGAAATTTGCTGAATATGAGCTTAAAGGGGTGCCTGTAAGGATTGCTATCGGACCCAGAGACCTTAAAAACAATACAGCAGAAGTTGCAAGACGGGATACCATGGAAAAAGAAAATTATAATGCTGATAATTTGGCTGAAAAAATTGATAAACTGCTGCTGGAAATTCAACAAAATATCTATGATAAAGCGCTTGCCTTTCGCGAAGAACAGACCACAAGCGTTGATTCCTACAAAGAATTTAAAGAAGTTATACAGAATAAAGGAGGTTTTATATTAGCACACTGGGACGGCACAACTGAAACAGAACAGAAAATACAGGAGGAAACAAAAGCAACCATCCGGTGTATTTTGATGGATGGACAGAATGAAAAAGGGAAATGTATTTATTCGGGAATGACATCTGAGAAAAGGGTTATTTTTGCAAAAGCGTATTGA